One Streptomyces rubradiris genomic window, CGGCCGGGCGGGTGATCTGTTCGGCCGGCGGCGGATGTTCGTCGCGGGCGTCGTCCTGTTCACCGCGGCGTCGCTGGCGGGGGGTCTGGCGCAGTCGGCCGCCTGGCTGCTGGCCGCCCGGGTGGTGCAGGGGGCGGGTGCCGCCATGGCCGGACCGAACGCGCTGGCGTTGCTGCACACCGTCTTCACCGAGCCGAAGGCCCGGGTGCGCGCGCTGGCGCTGTACTCGGGGATGGCCAGTGTCGGGTTCGCGGTCGGTCTGATCCTCGGTGGTGTGCTGGCCCAGTGGCTCGGCTGGCGGGCGGTGCTGTTCATCAATGTTCCGCTGGGTGTGCCGGCCATCGTGCTGGCCGGGCGGTACCTGCCGGTCACGCCCAGGCGGGAGGCCCGGCTGGACCTGCCGGGCGCGCTGACCGCGACGGGCGGTGTCGCCGCCCTGGTGTTCGGCTTCATCCGGTCCGCGACGCACGGGTGGGGTGATGTGGCCAGCGGCCTCGCGCTCCTCGCGGGCGCCGCGCTGATCGTGGTCTTCCTCCTCCTGGAGCGGCGGGCGGCGCAGCCGCTGCTGCCGCCGGTGCTGTTCGCCGACCGCAACCGCGCGGTCGCGTACACCAATGTGTTCGTCGGCTACATGGCGAGCATGTCGATGTTCTTCTTCCTGTCCCTGTATCTGCAGGACGTGCGCGGCATGGGTCCGCTGTCGACCGGTTTGGCGTTCCTTCCGACGGCCGTCCTGATGTTCGCGATGATCCGGCTGGTGCCGCGGCTGCTGCGGCGGTTCGGGCCGAAGGCGGTGACCATGACCGGCTGCGTGCTGCTGGTGGCCGGGCTGGTCCTGCTGACGCGGCTGACGCCCGGTACCGGTTACTTCCCTTTGGTGTTCGCCGCGAGTGTGCTGATCGGCTGCGGCACCGGGCTGGGGCTGATGCCGCTCAGCGTGATCATCATGGCGAACGTGCCGTCCGGGGTGGCCGGTGCCGCCGGGGGGGCGCTCCAGACCATTCAGCAGACCGGGGTCACGCTGGGCCTGGCGATCCTGACCACGCTCCTCGGGTCGTCCGTCCGGGGCCACGCCGACGCGCCGAAGGAGGCCTTGAACAGCGGTATCACCGCCGCGTTCGCCGCCGCCGCCGTCATGGCCGCGCTGGCGTTGCTGGGGACGTTCGCCTTCCGTTCCGCGAAAGCCGCGCAGAGCGGGTAGCACGGGGCCGTTCGCGCCGGGTGTGTACGGCCTGTGGTGCGAGCCGCTGGAGACCCCCGGGCTGCCGCGGGCGTCCGGGGCGGAACCCGCGTACTGATCGGGCACGCGGCCGATACGCCGCCGCAGCCCGGCCGCGTCGTCGGTCTCTTCCCGCTCTGGTTCGCCGCCGGTCCGCAGATCAGCGCGGTGGGCCCGGGCTGCCGCTGGGTCGTACACGGGTCCGCTCGTCGCCCGGGGTGACCAGGGCACCGTCCCCGGGGAAAGGACGGTGCCCTGGAGTCCGCGGGGCCGCGGCCGGCCCGGGTCAGGAGCCGGTAGGCGTGTAGCGGGTGCGCAGCCAGGCGGCGCACACGGTCAGGGGTACGGCGGTGGCCGCCGCGAGGAGGAACAGCTGCTGGTAGTGGCCGTGCTGGGCGAGCGTGCCGCCGAGGCCCGAGCCGATCGCGCTGCCGACGAACAGGGAGGCCACGAACAGCGCGACGGCCGTGCCGCGGGCCTCGGGCACCAGCGTGGTGGCCCAGTTCTGCAACGAGGAGTGGAAGAACGACCAGCCGCCGCCCAGCAGGATCGCGGCGGCGCCGATCCCCCACACGTTCGGGCCGGCGGCGGCGACCAGGAAGCCGCCCGCCATCATCACGCCGCCGGCGGCCAGCAGCGACCACGCCGGGCGCATCGCCACCCGCTTCAGCAGCCGCGAGAAGCCCAGGGTGCCCGCG contains:
- a CDS encoding MFS transporter, which produces MSDVTALPGSRAGKGSRPLRPHAVLAILLSCQLLIILDVTVMNVVLPRIRADLDFTATGLPWVLDAYTLTFGGLLLVSGRAGDLFGRRRMFVAGVVLFTAASLAGGLAQSAAWLLAARVVQGAGAAMAGPNALALLHTVFTEPKARVRALALYSGMASVGFAVGLILGGVLAQWLGWRAVLFINVPLGVPAIVLAGRYLPVTPRREARLDLPGALTATGGVAALVFGFIRSATHGWGDVASGLALLAGAALIVVFLLLERRAAQPLLPPVLFADRNRAVAYTNVFVGYMASMSMFFFLSLYLQDVRGMGPLSTGLAFLPTAVLMFAMIRLVPRLLRRFGPKAVTMTGCVLLVAGLVLLTRLTPGTGYFPLVFAASVLIGCGTGLGLMPLSVIIMANVPSGVAGAAGGALQTIQQTGVTLGLAILTTLLGSSVRGHADAPKEALNSGITAAFAAAAVMAALALLGTFAFRSAKAAQSG